A single Lolium perenne isolate Kyuss_39 chromosome 6, Kyuss_2.0, whole genome shotgun sequence DNA region contains:
- the LOC127326410 gene encoding uncharacterized protein, with the protein MGDHVAVDVGGLIASRAGEAVGLPSCGKEVAALIGMVECRICQEEDLPKNLESPCACNGSLKYAHRECVQRWCNEKGDIICEICHESYKPGYTAPPRIQHDETTIEISGNWSISGNHLELHDPRILAMAAAQHHLLEDEYDQYTTTNNNAAAFCRSIFLILMALLLLRHTLTITSSDDEDDASAIFSLFLLRAAGFLLPCYIMAWAISIMQRQRQRQEEEMLLPTEVAIILHPNGTMQFTVSPEIPASPRLEPAQ; encoded by the exons ATGGGGGATCATGTTGCGGTGGATGTCGGGGGGCTCATAGCGTCCCGCGCCGGTGAGGCAGTGGGGCTGCCGTCCTGCGGGAAGGAAGTGGCGGCGCTGATTGGGATGGTGGAGTGCCGCATCTGCCAAGAGGAGGACCTGCCCAAGAATCTTGAGAGTCCCTGTGCTTGCAACGGCAGCCTAAAG TATGCTCACAGGGAGTGTGTGCAGCGATGGTGTAATGAAAAGGGGGACATAATCTGTGAAATATGCCATGAG TCGTACAAGCCTGGTTACACCGCCCCACCCCGGATACAGCACGATGAGACTACTATAGAGATAAG TGGCAATTGGTCCATCTCTGGCAATCATCTGGAATTACATGATCCTCGAATCTTGGCCATGGCGGCTGCTCAGCACCATTTACTTGAAGATGAGTATGATCAATATACCACAACAAACAATAACGCTGCTGCCTTTTGCCGCTCAATATTTCTGATT CTAATGGCTCTTCTGCTCTTGAGGCACACACTAACCATCACtagcagcgatgatgaagatgatgcgtCTGCTATTTTCTCG TTATTCCTTTTGAGGGCGGCTGGATTTCTTTTACCATGCTACATCATGGCTTGGGCTATTAGTATCATGCAGCGTCAGAGACAAAGACAG GAAGAAGAAATGCTATTACCAACAGAAGTGGCAATCATTCTCCATCCGAATGGGACGATGCAGTTCACCGTCTCACCTGAAATTCCTGCCTCACCTCGTCTGGAACCAGCCCAGTAG